Sequence from the Streptosporangium brasiliense genome:
GTGACCCGGCTCAACCGGGTGCTCACCGTCGAGGTTCACATGGCGGCGGTGGCCTGACACCGGCGGGTCCGCGGCACGGAGTCCGGTACGGCGGGCTCACGTCACGGGGTCCGGTACGGCGGGCTCACGTCACGAAGGACCGGTAGAAGATGTGCACGGCGGTGCTGATCAACCGCTCGACCGGGGGCGGGTCGTCGGCCAGCACCCACTCGATGAGCAGTTCCTGGATCGCGCCGATCATGCCCAGCGCCAGCAGGTGCTGATTGGCCTTGACCGCCTCCGGCAGGTCGAGGACGGCGGCCTCGATGATCTGGCTGAAGGCCGCCACGGCCTGCTGCCGTGACCGGGTGAGGCAGTCACCCGCCCGGCGCACCTCCAGATGCATGATCCGGGCGCGGCGCCTGTCCTCGGTGACGAAGCCGATGTATCCGGCGATGCCCGCCTCGACCCGGCTGAGCAGCGTGTCCGGCGCCTGGTCGATGGACTTGGCCACCGACAGCAGCGTCTCCTGCACGCATCTGTCGTGCACCGCCTGCAGCAGCTCGTTCCGGCCGGAGAAGCACTCGTAGAAGGCGCGGTTGGAGATGCGGGCCGCGGCGCACAGCTTCTCGATCGTGGTCTCCGGGAAACCGGGGTCGGAGTAGAGCGTGTATGCCGCGGCGATCAATCGCTCCCGGCGCTCCGCCAGCCGCTCCTCTGCTGACATTCCTCTGTATGATCGCCCATTCATGTCAAGTCTCCGTCTCCGTCGCGGGCTTGACAAATGCTCGCTTTATCACTTCCACCTCATGATCCTGGCCCCCAGAATCCACCATTATGGGTGCAAGATCCTTTTTGCGGAAGAGTAAGTGTGCTATCGCTTGCGTCCTCCATGCAAGAAGGTGAGAAGCCTGACTAGCCAGTCAAGTTCCTGCTGTCGGCGAGTGAGCGGGGCGAGACTGTACGCGGATGAGAGGGGTGGGGGCGGTCCGGATCGCCCCCGGCCGGACCGCCGTCGGCCAGGAGAGTCGATCATCGTCTACCGGGTGAGGAGTCCCCGGTCCAGCGCCGTGGTCACGGCGGCGGTGCGGTCGGAGACGCCGAGCTTGCCGAAGACGCGCAGCAGGTGGGTCTTGACCGTCGTCTCGCTGATGAACAGGGCCTTGCCGATCTCCGCGTTGGTCAGCCCGTCGGCCACGAGGGAGAGCACCTCCGCCTCGCGCGGCGACAGCGACTGGCCCACCGGGGCCCGCATCCGGGTGACCAGCCGGGTCGCCACCGACGGCGACAGCACGGTCTCGCCCCGGGCCGCCGAGAAGATCGCGGCCAGAAGGTCGGCCCTGGAGGTGTCCTTCAGCAGGTATCCGGCGGCCCCCGCCTCGACCGCCCGCACGATGTCCTGGTCGGTCTCGTAGGTGGTCAGCACGATCACCCTGCTCTCCGGCCGCTCGGCGAGGATGCGCGAGGTGGCGCTCACCCCGTCCCCGTCCGGCATGCGCAGGTCCATCAGGATCACGTCGGGCCGCAGCTCTCCGGAGCGCACGACCGCCTCGTCCCCCGACGCGGCCTCACCCACCACCGTGATCCCGGGGTCGGCCTCCAGCATCCCCCGCAGGCCCTCCCGGACCACCGGGTGGTCATCGACGATCATCAGACGCAGCACGTGTCACGCTCCCTGGTCGGGCCGGTCGGCGGGGAGGACGACCTCAAGGGTGGTGCCCCCGCCCGGAGAACTCGTCAGCCTGAGGGTGCCGCCCACCTGCTCCACGCGGGCGCGCATGCCAGGCAGACCGTACCCCCCGGTGTGGGTGGGGTCGAAACCGCGGCCGTCGTCACGCACCTCCAGCGTCACGGTCTCCGGGCCGTAGGACGCCGAGACGTCCACCCGGCCCGCCGCCGCGTGCTTGCGCACGTTCGCCAGCGCCTCCTGGGCCGCCCGGATGAGCACCACCTCGACGGCCGGTGGCAGCGGGCGCGGCTCCCCGTGGACGGTGAAGGCGGCGGCGGTCCCCGTCTCCTCGCCGAGCCGGCCGGTCAGCCGCACCAGCGCCTCGTCCAGGGTGGAGCCGTTCAGCGGCGCCGGGCTGAGCGCGGCCACCAGCGCGCGGGCCTCGGCCAGGTTCTCGCGTGCCGTCTGTACGGCCAGCCGCAGGTGGCGGGCCGGGTCGGACTGGGCCTCGGCCGCCTGGATCAGCATGATGATGCTGGTGAAGCCTTGGGCCAGGGTGTCGTGGATCTCCCCGGCCAGGCGTTCGCGTTCGGCCAGCGCCCCGCGCTCGGCCGAGAGCCTGGACACCTCGGCCCGCTGGGCCTCCAGCTCCTCGATGAGGGCGGCCCGTTCCTCGCTCTGCTCCATGATCCGTTCCATCCAGACACCGAACACGGCCGAGAAGAAGATCACGATCGTGATGACGGTCATGAAGTTGAACGAATCGGCCCCGGTCGCGCCGACCAGGAAATGGACGGCCGGGCCGGCGTTCAACGCGATCACGACGATGATCGCCCATCTGGCCCGCAGGACGATGAACGCCTGCGGGCAGAGGCCGAAGAGGGCGAACGTCGTGGAGGACTCGATGAACGTCGCCGGGGTGAACAGGGCGACCACGACGACGAGGTAGGCCAGGCCCCGCCGCCGGTTCTCGGCCAGGATCGCCGGCCGGCCGAGCAGGAAGTAGACCGGGACGATCGCGGCCACGAGGCCGGCGGCGAGGTATCTCTCCAGGGGCGGGAGATCGCCCGTCAGGATGAACGGCGCGGGCAGGAGCGTCGCGACGACCAGGAGCAGCTCCCAGCCGCGCAGCGAGCGCCAGACGTGCGGCTCGGACGGGCCGGCGGGGCGCCCGAGCCGGACCGGCGGCCTCATCCGTCGCGGCGACTCTTCCAGCGGAACGTCACCAGGCACAGCACCAGCCCTCCGACGACCCAGGCTCCCAGGATGAGGGCGACCCGGCCGAGTTCGTACGATTTCGCGAGCTCCAGTGTGGCACCGGCGTCACCCAGGAAGACCGAGCGGAAACCCTGGCACATCCACTTGAGCGGGAAGATCGACGCGATGTTCACCAGCCAGGCCGGGAGCTGGGCGACGGGGATGAACACCCCGGAGATGAACTGCAGCACCACGAACGGCATGGCGATCACCGCGCTGGCGCTCTTGCCGGACCGGGGCAGGCTGCTGACCGCGATGCCGAGCAGGGAGGAGCCGAGCACTCCCAGCACGAACACCCAGGCGAAGGTCAGCCAGGTGGAGACCGCCGAGGGCAGCTCCAGGCCGAACAGCGCGACCCCGATGGCCAGCAGGATCACGACCTGGCAGGCGGAGATGACCAGGGTGTTGAGCGCCTTGCCGATGAAGTAGGAGGCGGCCGGCAGCGGCGTGCCCAGCAGCCGCTTGAGTGTGCCGTCGTCGCGGTCCATCGCGATGCCGATGCCCAGGTTCTGGAAGCCCGTCATCGCCGCCGAGCCGATCAGCCCGGCCACGTAGAGCTGGGAGACGCTGAGCCCGCTCACCCCCAGATCGCCCTCGAAGATCGACCCGAAGATCACCAGCAGGACGATCGGGAAGGCGAAGGTGAAGATGACCGCGTCTCTCTCGCGGAAGAACAGCCTGGTCTCCAGCGCCGCCCGCGACAGCCCCAGTCGTGTCGCGGAAGGCTGCCTGGCCGCGAGGGCCGGGGCGGGGGCTCGGGTGACGGTCTTGCTCACGGAATGATCACCTCGGGGGATCGATGAGGGCTGATGGGGGTGACGGCCGGCTCCCCACCTGCCGCGTCGCGGTACGGGCGGGGGAGCGGCCGGACGGGGAGCCGGCGGGCCGGGGACGCGGACCGGGGAGGGGCCGGACGGAGAGTTCGGCGTGGCCCGGGGAGGGGCCGGGGAGCTCGGTCCGGGAAAGGCCGGGCGGGAGGTCCGACGGACCGGCCGGACGCGGTCCGGGAAGGCCCGGCGGTCCGGGGAGGGGGCCGGACGGAGAGTTCGGGAAGCCGGACCGAGAGTTCGGGAAGCCGGACGGAGAGTTCGGCGCGGGCCGGGGTGTGGTCAGCGGGGATCTTCGACGAGCCGGAGGTACACATCCTCCAGGGAGGGGCGGGTCACGGTCAGCTCGGGCACCTCGCCGTCGAAGCGATGGGTCAGCTCAAGCACGGTCCTGGTCGGGACATCGGTCTCCAGCACCCGGCGCTCGCCCCCGTCGGACCAGCTCACCGTGGCCTTGGCGGTGGCACGGCCGCCCAGGGTCGCCGGCTCGCCCTCGGCCACGACGCGGCCCCTGGCGACCACCGCCACCCGGTCGGCCAGCGCCTCCGCCTCGTCCAGATAGTGGGTGGTCAGCACGATCGTGGTCCCCTGGTGGGCCAGGCCCTCGATCAGCTCCCAGAACTGCCGGCGCGCCTCGGGGTCGAACCCGGTGGTCGGCTCGTCGAGGAAGAGCAGCTCCGGGCCGCCGATCACCCCCAGCGCCACGTCGACCCGGCGCCGCTGGCCGCCGGAGAGCTGGCGGATCCGCTTGCCGGCCTTGTCGGTCAGGCCGACCTGCTCGATCACCTCGTCCGGGTCCTTGGGGTTGGGGTAGTAGCCCGCGAAGTGCCGCACGGTCTCCCGTACCGTCGCCTCGGCGACGTCGTTGGCCGTCTGCAGCACCACGCCGATCCGGGAGCGCCACTCGCGGGTCGGCCTGCCCGGGTCGGCGCCCAGGACGCTGACCTCTCCGGCGTCCCGGGTCCGGTAGCCCTCCATGATCTCCACCGTGGTGGACTTCCCTGCCCCGTTCGGGCCGAGGATCGCGAACACCTCGCCCGCGTTGATGTCGAGGTCGATGCCCCCGACCGCCTGCACGTCGCCGTATCGCTTGGCCAGGCCCCGCACCGTCACCGCTGTCGTCATGTCTCAAGCGTCGTCCAGGCGCGGCTCGCGCGACACCAACGACCGGTGGAACCCCCTGTCCTCCGTTCGGAGGACAGGGATCACGCCGCGGTGGACACCGCCGGGCCGCGGTGGACGGGGCCCGGCCCCGGGGCTGGAACATGGCCGGAAATCTGGAACGGGGCCAGGAGCCCGGAACGGGGCTGGAACCTAGAACAACGGGGCTGGGACCTAGAACAGGGTGTCGTTGCGCTCGATGCCCCGCAGCTCGTCGTAGTCGAGGGTGACGCAGCGGATGCCGCGGTCCTCCGCGAGGGTCCTGGCCTGCGGCGCGATGGCCTGGGCGGCCAGGATGCCGGAGACCGGGGCGAGCAGGGGGTCGCGGTTCATCAGCTCCAGATAGCGGGTGAGCTGCTCCACGGCGTCGATGCCCGCGCGGCGCTTGAGCTCCACGGCCACGGTCGCTCCAGCGTGGTCACGGCAGAGGATGTCCACCGGGCCGATCGCCGTCATGTATTCGCGGCGGACCAGCGTCCAGCCCGCGCCCAGCGTGGTGATGTGCTCGGCCAGCAACTCCTGCAGGTGAGCCTCGACGCCGTCCTTGATCAGACCGGGGTCCACCCCCAGCTCGTGGCTGGAGTCGTGGATGATCTCCTCCATGGTGAGCACGAGCTTCTCACCGGTCTTGCCGTGGGTCACCGTCCAGGTGCCCTCCTCCTCGCGGAGCTTGCACGGCGGATTCATCCAGTTCAGTGGTTTGAAGGCCCGGTCGTCGGCGTGGATGGAGACCGAGCTGTCCGCCTTGATCAGGATCAGCCGGGGCGCCATCGGAAGATGCGCAGTGAGCTTTCCCACGTAATCCACGCTGCATCGCGCGATGACCAACCGCATGAGCGCCAACCCTACCGGTGAGATCCCGGTGCCGAGGGCCCAAGCCGGTTTTGGGGTGGGACAGGCACCTCTGGGAGACTGGGCCGCATGACGCGCAGCTTTGAGAAGGTCGGAGTGGTCGGGCTCGGCACGATGGGCGCGGGGATCGCCGAGGTGTTCGCCCGCGCGGGGCTCGCGGTCACCGGTGTGGAGGCCGACCCGGCGGCGCTGGAGCGGGGCCGGGGCCACCTGGAGGGCTCCACCGGAAGGGCCCTGGCCAAGGGGAGGCTGAGCGAGGCCGGGCGTGCGGAGATCCTCGGCCGGGTGACCTTCACCACCTCCCTGGAGGACCTCGCCGACGCCGATCTGGTGATCGAGGCCATCCCCGAGGTCATGGAGTTCAAGCGCGCCCTGTTCACCGACCTCGACCGCATCTGCAAGCCGTCGGCGGTGCTCGCGACCAACACCTCCTCGCTCTCGGTCACCGAGATCGCGGCCACCACGACCCGGCCCGGCCAGGTCGTGGGCATGCACTTCTTCAACCCCGCGCCGATCATGAAGCTGGTCGAGGTCATCCGTACGGTGGCCACCGAGGACGGCCTGGCCGGGGAGGTGGCGGACCTCGCGCGCAGGCTCGGCAAGACCCCGGTGACCGTCGGCGACCGCGCCGGGTTCGTGGTCAACCGGCTGCTGCTGACCTACCTCAACCACGCCGCCACGCTGCTGGACGGCGGCCTGGCCACCCGCGACGACATCGACGTCGCGATGAAGGCCGGCGTCGGGCTGCCGATGGGCCCCTTCACCCTGCTCGACCTGATCGGCCTGGACACCTCCTACGAGGTGCTGTGCGTGCTGTTCCAGGAGAGCCGCGACCGCCGCCACGCCCCCGCGCCGATCCTGCGCGAGCTGGTCACCGCCGGCCTGCTCGGCCGCAAGTCCGGCGGCGGCTTCTACCGGGGCGAGGAGCCCGGCGGGCCGCCGGCGGACAAACCGTCGGTGAACTCGGTGGCGGTGCTGGGCGAGGGGGCTCAGGAGCTCGCCGACAGGCTCTCCGCCGCCGGGTTCAAGTCCGCCTCCACGGAGGACGCCGACGTGGTCGTCGCGCTGTCGCGCACCCCCGTGGTCGAGCTGGCCGCGGGGCTGCCGCACCCCGAGCGCCTGGTCGGCCTGCACCTGGTCGGCGACAAGGTCGCCGAGGTCGCCTCCACGGTGCTCACCTCGCCCGAGGCCGCGCGCGCCGTGGAGGGCCTGGTGCGGATCGCCGGCCGGACCCCGGTGCCGTGCAAGGACCGGGCCGAGTTCGTGGTGGACGCGCTCCTCTACCCGTATCTGAACGACGCCGTGCGGATGTACGACTCCGGCTACGCGAGCGTCGAGGACATCGACGCGGCCATGAGGCTGGGCTGCGGCTACCCCACCGGGCCGTTCGAGATGCTCGACGAGCTGGGGCTGGAGACCGTCCGCGACGGGCTGCGCGCCCTCTACGCCGAGTATCGCGAGCCGTCCCTGGCCCCGGCGCCGCTGCTCGACCAGCTCGTCACGGCCGGGGTGCGGAGCATCCGCGACCTGCCATGAGCCCTCGCAGAGCCCGCCGGATGAGCCCCTTCGACCGGGGCGGCAGCCGCAATTCCTCCTCCCGCCCGGTCGGCGGGTCCGTGCCCGGGGTCGACCAGGTCGAGGAGTGGCCCGACGGCGACTGGCACGTGCGCCGGGTCACCGGCGCCGGAGCGGACAAGGTCTACCGCTGCCCCGGCTGCGACCAGGAGATCAGGTCCGGCCTGCCGCACCTGGTGAGCTGGCCGGCATGGGCGGGCGGGGAGAACGAGCGCAGGCACTGGCACACCGCGTGCTGGCGCAACCGGGTCAAGCGCGGCCCCGGCCGGACCCGATACTGACGACGATCGCGTGGCGCCCGTCCCCGGACCCCGGTCCACCGGCGCCCGCTCACGAGATGGAGTGGGATACATGGAGATCCGGGCCTCTACGGTGCTGCCCGCGCGCAGGGAGCCGATCGAGCTGCACACGGCCGACGGGCTGACCCTCGTCGGCGAGCTGGCCCTGCCGGCCGACCGGCCCCCGGTGGCCACGCTGATCTGCCTGCACCCGCTGCCCACGCACGGCGGCATGATGGACAGCCACCTCTACAAGAAGGCCGCCAACCGGCTGCCCGCGCTGGCGGACCTGGCCGTGCTGCGGTTCAACACGCGCGGCACGACCTCCGACCGGGGCACCTCCCAGGGCGCCTTCGGCAAGGGGGAGCAGGAGGGGCTCGACGTCGCCGCCGCGCTGGAGTACGCCGAGTTCCACGACCTGCCGCGGGTCTGGCTGGTCGGCTGGTCGTTCGGCACCGAGCTGGTGCTCAAATGGGGTCACGACCCGCTCGTGGAGGGGGCCGTCCTCCTCTCCCCGCCGCTGCACCGGGCCACCGACGCCGACCTCGACGTGTGGGCGGCGTTCGGCCGGCCGCTGACCGCGCTGGTCCCCGAGTTCGACGACTACCTGCAGCCGGAGAAGGCCCGGGAGCGCTTCGCCCGGGTCCCCCAGGCCGAGGTCATCGGGGTGGACGGCGCCAAGCACCTGTGGGTCGGCGAGCCGTACGTGCGGATCGTCCTGAACGAGATCGTCCGACGGGTGAACCCGGCCGCCCACCCCCTCCCCACGGAGGTCGCCGGCCCGTAGGGTCCCGCCCGGCCCCCGGCGGCGGAGCCCGCGCCCACGGCCCCGGGGGCGGGGAGGCGCCGGCCCGCAGGGGCCCGCCCCGTCCTTGACGGTGGAGTCAGCGCGCCATCACAACCCGTTGTGAATCAAGGGGTGCCAGATCGCTGCTCCGCGATTACGGTGGACTGCGTGCACCTGTACACGCGATCGGCGGGCGAGGGACTTCCGGTCGTCCTCCTGCACGCCTTCCCTCTGTCATCGGCCATGTGGCTGGCCCAGCGCGAGGGGCTGAGCGCCGTCTGCAAGGTCATCACCCCCGACCTGCGCGGTTTCGGTGGCTCGGTGCTGGGCGACGACGCCCCCTCCCTCGACGTGATGGCCGACGACGTCGTGCGCCTGCTCGATCACGAGGGCGTCGACCGGGCCGTCGTCGGCGGGCTGTCCATGGGCGGCTACGTGACGATGGCGCTGTGCCGCCGGCACCCCGACCGGGTGCTGGGGGTGGTCCTCGCCGACACCAAGGCGGCCGCCGATGCCGAGGCGGCCAGGGCCAACCGCGAGCGCATCGCCGCCGCCGTGCTCGACGGCGGCACCTCGATCCTGGTGGAGGAGGTGCTCCCGTCGCTGCTGGGGGTGACGACCGCGCGGCGCAGGGCGATGGTGTCCGGCCGGGTGCGCGGGCTGGTCCAGTCGGCCCCGCCGAAGGCCGTGGCCTGGGCGCAGCGGGCCATGGCGGCCCGTTCCGACTCCCTCGACACCCTGCGCGGGCTCAAGGAGCCAGCGCTGGTGATCGTCGGGGAGGAGGACCTGCTCACCCCGCTCGCCGACGCCGAGACGATGGTCGAGGCCGTGCCGGACGGGCGGCTGGCCGTGATCGAGAAGGCGGGCCACCTGAGCGCGATCGAGCAGCCCGAGGCGTTCAACCGCGCGGTGGCCGGCTTCATAGCCGGGCTTGCCGGGGGAGCACCACCTCGCGGATGATCAGCGCGATCGCCGCGGCCACCGGGATGGCCAGCAGCGCTCCGACGATGCCGAGCAGCGCGCCGCCGAACAGCGCGGCGATCACGGTGACCGCCGGGGCCACGTCCACCGAGCGCTTCATCACGCGCGGATAGACCAGATAGTTCTCCACCTGCTGGTAGACCAGGAAGAAGATCCCGCAGGCGATGCCCAGCGTCCCCGACTGCAGCAGCGCCACCACGCTCACCAGCACCGCGCCGATCGTCGCGCCGACCAGCGGGATCAGGTCGGTGACCGCCACGACCAGGGCGAGCGCCAGGGCGTACTCGACGCCCAGGACGCCGAGGAACACCCAGCTGACCACGCCGGCGATCACCGAGATCAGCAGGTTGCCGGCCACGTAGCCGCCGATGCCGCTGATGATCTCGTCGCCGAGCGCCCGGGTCCGCTCCCTGCGACTGCTCGGCACGAGCCGGAAGAGGTAGTCCTTGATCGAGGGCAGCGAGCCGAGGAAGTACAGCGTCAGGACCAGCAGCGTGACCCCGGAGAAGAACGCGTTGAACACCACGGCGCCGGCGCCGACCAGGCCGCCGGCCACCGTCGTGGCGAGGCCGCCGCCGGTGATGAAGTCCCCCGCCCGGGTCAGGATCTGGTAGTCGCTGTCGAGCTCCTTGAGCGTGGGGTTGGTGAGCAGTTCCTGCATGTAGCCGGGGACCGCGCCGATGAACGCGGTGATCTCCTGGCTCACCGGCGGGACGATCGCGAGCCCGAAGAGCACGAAGAACATGATCACCGCGCCGAAGACGATCGTGATCGCCCCGCGGCGGGCCAGCCGGTGCCGCTGCAGCGCCTCGACGGCCGGGTTCAGTCCCAGGGCGAGGAACATCGCCACCACGACCAGGACGATCACGCTGCGCGAGGTGACCAGGGCCTGGGCCAGCGCCCACGCGGTCAGCAGGCCCATGCCGGCGGTCAGGCCGATCAGGAAGGGGTTCTTGGCCAGCGGCTTACCCGGCCGGCCGTACGGCGCCGCGTGCTCCTCCAGGGCCTCCGGGAAGGCACGGGGGCCCTCGGCGGCACCGGCGCCCCTGGAGGACGGAGCGGAGGACGGAGCGACGGCCGCGGCGGCGTCGGACCGGACGTCGGCGGAGGCGGCGTCGGGCGGGATGTCGGCCGCGGGGGCGTCGGCGTCCGGGGAGGTGCGAGGTCCCGGCGCGGGCGCCGCGGGGACGTCGGCTGTCTGGGACGCTTCGGGCACGGCTGCTCCTAGCTCAGGGGTGCGCGCGAGCGCGCCGCGGGGTGCGCGGAGCCGCGCGGGACGGCGGAAAGACAGAAGGAGAGCCTAGCGACCCGAAGGTCGCCAGGCTCTCCCGTAGCCGTCGTCAACGCCCCGATCCGGTGGTGCCTACTCCTGCCACCACTCCGCGTCGTCGTCCTTCGTCTCGGCCTTGGCCGGGGCGGGCGCGGGAGCCGGGCTCTCGCTGCCGTTGGCCGCGGGGATGGCCGGCTTGGCCGGGGCCGCGGCGATCGCGGGCTCCGGCTCGGAGGCCGGGAGCGGCGCGCCGCCGAGCAGCTGGCGGAGCTGGGCGAGGTGGCTGGTGATGCTGTCGCGCTGGCGGGTCAGCTCGTCGACCTGGCGCTGGGCCACCGAGCGGGTCCGCTCGGACTCGGTCTTGGCGTCGGAGACGATCGACTCGGCGCTCGCCTTGGCCTCGGCGACGAGCTGGTCGGCGTTCTTGCGCGCGTTGGCGAGCAGCTGCTTGGCGTGGGTGTCGGCCTCGCGCCGGGTCTGCTCGGCCTGCTGGGTGGCCTTGGTGGCGCGCTGCTCGGCGGTGGCCGCGCGCTGCTCCGCCTCGGAGACCAGCTTCTGCGTGTTGGCCTGCGCGGTGGCGTGGCGCTCGGCCTCCTGGCGCTCGGCCTCCTCGCGGCGGGCGGCGAGCTGGATCTCGAACTCGGCCTCGTCCTGGGCGCGCTTGGCCTCGGACTCCTCCAGGACCCGCTGGGCCTGGGCGCGCATCTCGTCGGCCTGGCGCTTGGCGGTGGTGAGGACCTCGTCGCGCTCGCGCTTGGTCGAGGCGCGGAGCTGGGCGACCTCGCGCTCGGTGGTGGTGCGCAGCTTGGCGATCTCGCGCTCGGCGTCGGCGCGCTTCTCGGCCACCTCGTGGTCGGCGGTGGCCCGCAGCTTGGCGACCTCGCGCTCGGTGGTGGCGGTCAGCTCGTCGGCCTCCCGGCGGGCGGTCGAGCGGATCTCCTCGGCCTCGCGCTCGGCGGTGGTGCGCATGTCGTCGGCCTCGCGGGTGGCGAGGGCGCGCTTCTCGGCCGCCTCGTTCTCCGCCGCGGCGCGCAGGTCGGCGGCGTCGACCTTGGACGCGGCCTTGATCTCGTTCGCCTCCGACCGGGCGGCCTGGACCAGCTCGGTGGCCTGCTCCTCGGCGAGGCGGAGCAGCTGCTCGATCCGCGCCCCCAGGCCGGAGTAGGTCGGGCGCTCCTGCTCCTGCAACTGACGCTGGGAGTCGGACAGATCTCGCTGCAGGCCCTGAACCTGCTCCCGGGCCTGGCGCAGCTCGTTGTCGACCTGCTTCAGATGGTCGTGAACCTGGTGCCGGTCATAGCCACGGAGCACCACGTCGAATTCCCGAGCGGGGGCGTCTTCAAAGAAGTTGTTGAGCTGGGCGTCGATGTCGGACTGCATGGAGGCTCGATCCTGGGTTGTCGAGACGGCTACACGGGCCGGACGGGGGATTTCGGACATCCGAGGCGGGAGCCGTGGCGGGATCCACGTCCGGTGATAGGCCAGCGTACTCTGGTGTTGCCGTGTTGGCGGTCTCCTCCGACTTTCTGCGCGATTTGTTACGTATGAGCCTTTCTTGCATTTGACAGAACGCTCGATCAGTGGTTATGGCCTTGGTCAGTGGGCCGGGCCTGAACGAGTTCTGTCAGCATTCCTCCCACATCCTTGGGATGCAAGAAAGCGATGGAAGAGCCCATCGAGCCGTGCCGGGGCTTCTCGTCGAGCAGTCTGACGCCCCTGCCGCCGATCTCCCCCATGGCCTCGGTCACATCCGGGACGCCGAACGCGACGTGGTGCACCCCCTCCCCGCGCTTGGCGAGGAATTTGCCGACCGGCGTGTCGGGGGAGAGCGGTTCGAGGAGCTGGATGTAGGAGCCGCCGCCGTCGCCGTCGACGACGTGCAGCATCGCCTCCTTGACGCCCTGCTCCTCGTTGATCTCGCGCGCCACCACCGTCAGCTCGAAGATCCGTTCGAAGAGCGCGATCTTCTCCTCGAGGTCGTGACAGGCGATTGCCACATGGTCGATACGCATGAACATAGGGCCGGCCTCCATAGCGGTCGCTCAGGTGCTCATGGGTATGGTGGCAAAGTCGCCCCAAGTCCCGCCAGGGAGGCCCCTTTTATGTCTGCTTCCGTCATCGTCGCCGGAGCTCGCACCCCCATCGGCCGGCTGCTCGGCTCGCTGGCCGGTCTGTCGGCCGTCGAGCTCGGCGGCATCGCCATCAAGGCGGCGCTGGAGCGCTCCGGCGTCGCTCCCGAAGCCGTGCAGTATGTGATCATGGGCCAGGTGCTCCAGGCCGGAGCGGGCCAGATCCCCTCCCGCCAGGCCGCCGTCAAGGCCGGGATCCCGATGTCCGTGCCGTCGCTGACGATCAACAAGGTCTGCCTGTCCGGGCTGGACGCCATCGCCCTGGCCGACCAGCTCATCAGGGCGGGCGAGTTCGACATCGTGGTCGCCGGCGGCATGGAGTCCATGTCGAACGCCCCGCACCTGCTGCCCGGCCTGCGCCGGGGGGTGAAGTACGGCGGCGCCGACATCGTGGACTCGATGGCCTTCGACGGCCTGACCGACGCCTACGACCAGGTGTCCATGGGCGAGTCCACCGAGCGGCACAACGCGCGCCTGGGCCTGACCCGCGAGGAGCAGGACGCCTTCTCCGCCCGCTCCCACGAGCTCGCCGCCGCCGCGATCAAGAACGGCGTGCTCGACGACGAGATCGTCCCGGTGTCGATCCCGCAGCGCAAGGGGGAGCCGCTGGTCTTCGCCGCCGACGAGGGCGTGCGCGGCGACACCACGGTCGAGACCCTGGGGCGGCTGCGGCCGGCCTTCAGCAAGGACGGCACCATCACCGCCGGTTCGGCCTCGCAGATCTCCGACGGCGCCTGCGCGGTGGTCGTGATGTCCAAGGCCAAGGCCGAGGAGCTGGGCCTCGACTGGCTGGCGGAGATCGGCGCGCACGGCAACGTGGCCGGGCCCGACAACTCGCTCCAGTCCCAGCCCGCCAACGCGATCAAGCACGCCCTCGGCAAGCAGGGCCTCTCGGCCGACGACCTCGACCTGCTGGAGATCAACGAGGCCTTCGCCCAGGTCGTCCTCCAGTCGGCCAAGGAG
This genomic interval carries:
- a CDS encoding sensor histidine kinase — encoded protein: MRPPVRLGRPAGPSEPHVWRSLRGWELLLVVATLLPAPFILTGDLPPLERYLAAGLVAAIVPVYFLLGRPAILAENRRRGLAYLVVVVALFTPATFIESSTTFALFGLCPQAFIVLRARWAIIVVIALNAGPAVHFLVGATGADSFNFMTVITIVIFFSAVFGVWMERIMEQSEERAALIEELEAQRAEVSRLSAERGALAERERLAGEIHDTLAQGFTSIIMLIQAAEAQSDPARHLRLAVQTARENLAEARALVAALSPAPLNGSTLDEALVRLTGRLGEETGTAAAFTVHGEPRPLPPAVEVVLIRAAQEALANVRKHAAAGRVDVSASYGPETVTLEVRDDGRGFDPTHTGGYGLPGMRARVEQVGGTLRLTSSPGGGTTLEVVLPADRPDQGA
- a CDS encoding ABC transporter permease gives rise to the protein MSKTVTRAPAPALAARQPSATRLGLSRAALETRLFFRERDAVIFTFAFPIVLLVIFGSIFEGDLGVSGLSVSQLYVAGLIGSAAMTGFQNLGIGIAMDRDDGTLKRLLGTPLPAASYFIGKALNTLVISACQVVILLAIGVALFGLELPSAVSTWLTFAWVFVLGVLGSSLLGIAVSSLPRSGKSASAVIAMPFVVLQFISGVFIPVAQLPAWLVNIASIFPLKWMCQGFRSVFLGDAGATLELAKSYELGRVALILGAWVVGGLVLCLVTFRWKSRRDG
- a CDS encoding TetR/AcrR family transcriptional regulator encodes the protein MSAEERLAERRERLIAAAYTLYSDPGFPETTIEKLCAAARISNRAFYECFSGRNELLQAVHDRCVQETLLSVAKSIDQAPDTLLSRVEAGIAGYIGFVTEDRRRARIMHLEVRRAGDCLTRSRQQAVAAFSQIIEAAVLDLPEAVKANQHLLALGMIGAIQELLIEWVLADDPPPVERLISTAVHIFYRSFVT
- the nucS gene encoding endonuclease NucS, with product MRLVIARCSVDYVGKLTAHLPMAPRLILIKADSSVSIHADDRAFKPLNWMNPPCKLREEEGTWTVTHGKTGEKLVLTMEEIIHDSSHELGVDPGLIKDGVEAHLQELLAEHITTLGAGWTLVRREYMTAIGPVDILCRDHAGATVAVELKRRAGIDAVEQLTRYLELMNRDPLLAPVSGILAAQAIAPQARTLAEDRGIRCVTLDYDELRGIERNDTLF
- a CDS encoding response regulator, with amino-acid sequence MLRLMIVDDHPVVREGLRGMLEADPGITVVGEAASGDEAVVRSGELRPDVILMDLRMPDGDGVSATSRILAERPESRVIVLTTYETDQDIVRAVEAGAAGYLLKDTSRADLLAAIFSAARGETVLSPSVATRLVTRMRAPVGQSLSPREAEVLSLVADGLTNAEIGKALFISETTVKTHLLRVFGKLGVSDRTAAVTTALDRGLLTR
- a CDS encoding ABC transporter ATP-binding protein, whose protein sequence is MTTAVTVRGLAKRYGDVQAVGGIDLDINAGEVFAILGPNGAGKSTTVEIMEGYRTRDAGEVSVLGADPGRPTREWRSRIGVVLQTANDVAEATVRETVRHFAGYYPNPKDPDEVIEQVGLTDKAGKRIRQLSGGQRRRVDVALGVIGGPELLFLDEPTTGFDPEARRQFWELIEGLAHQGTTIVLTTHYLDEAEALADRVAVVARGRVVAEGEPATLGGRATAKATVSWSDGGERRVLETDVPTRTVLELTHRFDGEVPELTVTRPSLEDVYLRLVEDPR